One genomic region from Sander lucioperca isolate FBNREF2018 chromosome 3, SLUC_FBN_1.2, whole genome shotgun sequence encodes:
- the btbd10b gene encoding BTB/POZ domain-containing protein 10 isoform X1, which yields MEARLQSYDSNSSDTENWERNATSRPRKLCKHSSSSQARASQEEAEQRKMSMHGASGGCDRSRDRRRSSDRSRDSSHEREGQLTPCIRNVTSPTRQHNSDRERDGGPSSRPSSPRPQRVSPSGSSSSGVVSSRNSSLSSIEGTFKSLGVGDMVFVYENPKEGAAGATVGNRNIRTSERVTLIVDNTRFVVDPSIFTAQPNTMLGRMFGSGREHNFTRPNEKGEYEVAEGISSTVFRAILDYYKSGIIRCPDGISIPELREACDYLCISFDYSTIKCRDLSALMHELSNDGARRQFEFYLEEMVLPLMVASAQSGERECHIVVLTDDDVVDWDEEYPPQMGEEYSQIIYSTKLYRFFKYIENRDVAKSVLKERGLKKIRLGIEGYPTYKEKVKKRPGGRPEVIYNYVQRPFIRMSWEKEEGKSRHVDFQCVKSKSITNLAAAAADIPQDQLVMHPGPQVDELDILPNHPPSANHYSNNYSNEPDPDAPSPAV from the exons caGCAGTCAGGCCCGAGCATCTCAAGAGGAGGCAGAACAGAGGAAGATGAGCATGCATGGTGCCAGTGGAGGCTGTGACCGCTCACGTGACCGCCGCCGCTCCAGCGATCGCTCCAGGGACTCCTCACACGAGAGAGAAGGCCAGCTCACCCCCTGCATTCGCAACGTCACCTCACCCACCCGCCAACACAACAGTG acCGTGAACGAGATGGTGGCCCATCATCGAGGCCCAGTAGCCCACGGCCTCAGAGAGTCTCTCCCAGCGGCTCCAGCAGCAGCGGGGTGGTGAGCAGTCGCAACAGCAGTCTGTCAAGTATTGAAGGCACCTTCAAGAGCTTGGGAGTTGGAGACATGGTTTTTGTCTATGAGAATCCCAAGGAGGGAGCAGCAGGTGCCACTGTGGGAAATCGAAACATTCGGACCTCAGAAAGAGTCACTCTAATCGTTGACAACACACGCTTTGTAGTAGATCCTTCCATCTTCACTGCACAACCCAATACCATGTTGGGCAG AATGTTTGGATCTGGAAGAGAACATAATTTCACACGACCCAACGAGAAGGGAGAGTACGAGGTGGCTGAGGGCATTAGCTCAACCGTTTTCCGAGCAATTCTG GATTACTACAAATCTGGGATAATCCGCTGTCCTGATGGAATTTCCATCCCTGAGTTGCGGGAGGCGTGTGACTATCTATGCATCTCCTTTGACTACAGCACCATCAAATGCAGAGACCTTA GTGCCCTGATGCATGAGCTGTCTAATGATGGAGCTCGGCGGCAATTTGAGTTTTACTTGGAGGAAATGGTTCTGCCTTTGATGGTGGCCAGTGCCCAGAGCGGAGAGCGGGAATGTCACATTGTAGTCCTTACTGATGATGATGTGGTTGACTGGGACGAAGAATATCCACCACAAATGGGAGAAGAGTATTCACAGA TCATCTACAGCACAAAACTGTACAGATTTTTCAAGTATATTGAGAACCGTGATGTTGCCAAATCAGTTTTAAAGGAGAGAGGATTAAAGAAAATAAGACTGGGCATTGAAG GCTACCCTACATATAAAGAGAAAGTCAAAAAACGACCAGGAGGTCGTCCAGAGGTAATTTACAACTATGTCCAGAGGCCCTTTATCCGCATGTCCTGGGAGAAAGAAGAGGGTAAAAGCCGCCATGTGGACTTCCAGTGTGTCAAGTCCAAGTCCATCACTAacctggcagcagcagcagcagacatcCCCCAGGACCAGCTGGTGATGCACCCTGGCCCTCAAGTGGATGAACTGGACATCCTACCTAATCACCCACCTAGTGCGAATCACTACAGCAACAACTACAGCAACGAGCCTGACCCTGATGCACCTTCACCTGCTGTCTGA
- the btbd10b gene encoding BTB/POZ domain-containing protein 10 isoform X2 yields the protein MEARLQSYDSNSSDTENWERNATSRPRKLCKHSSSQARASQEEAEQRKMSMHGASGGCDRSRDRRRSSDRSRDSSHEREGQLTPCIRNVTSPTRQHNSDRERDGGPSSRPSSPRPQRVSPSGSSSSGVVSSRNSSLSSIEGTFKSLGVGDMVFVYENPKEGAAGATVGNRNIRTSERVTLIVDNTRFVVDPSIFTAQPNTMLGRMFGSGREHNFTRPNEKGEYEVAEGISSTVFRAILDYYKSGIIRCPDGISIPELREACDYLCISFDYSTIKCRDLSALMHELSNDGARRQFEFYLEEMVLPLMVASAQSGERECHIVVLTDDDVVDWDEEYPPQMGEEYSQIIYSTKLYRFFKYIENRDVAKSVLKERGLKKIRLGIEGYPTYKEKVKKRPGGRPEVIYNYVQRPFIRMSWEKEEGKSRHVDFQCVKSKSITNLAAAAADIPQDQLVMHPGPQVDELDILPNHPPSANHYSNNYSNEPDPDAPSPAV from the exons CAGTCAGGCCCGAGCATCTCAAGAGGAGGCAGAACAGAGGAAGATGAGCATGCATGGTGCCAGTGGAGGCTGTGACCGCTCACGTGACCGCCGCCGCTCCAGCGATCGCTCCAGGGACTCCTCACACGAGAGAGAAGGCCAGCTCACCCCCTGCATTCGCAACGTCACCTCACCCACCCGCCAACACAACAGTG acCGTGAACGAGATGGTGGCCCATCATCGAGGCCCAGTAGCCCACGGCCTCAGAGAGTCTCTCCCAGCGGCTCCAGCAGCAGCGGGGTGGTGAGCAGTCGCAACAGCAGTCTGTCAAGTATTGAAGGCACCTTCAAGAGCTTGGGAGTTGGAGACATGGTTTTTGTCTATGAGAATCCCAAGGAGGGAGCAGCAGGTGCCACTGTGGGAAATCGAAACATTCGGACCTCAGAAAGAGTCACTCTAATCGTTGACAACACACGCTTTGTAGTAGATCCTTCCATCTTCACTGCACAACCCAATACCATGTTGGGCAG AATGTTTGGATCTGGAAGAGAACATAATTTCACACGACCCAACGAGAAGGGAGAGTACGAGGTGGCTGAGGGCATTAGCTCAACCGTTTTCCGAGCAATTCTG GATTACTACAAATCTGGGATAATCCGCTGTCCTGATGGAATTTCCATCCCTGAGTTGCGGGAGGCGTGTGACTATCTATGCATCTCCTTTGACTACAGCACCATCAAATGCAGAGACCTTA GTGCCCTGATGCATGAGCTGTCTAATGATGGAGCTCGGCGGCAATTTGAGTTTTACTTGGAGGAAATGGTTCTGCCTTTGATGGTGGCCAGTGCCCAGAGCGGAGAGCGGGAATGTCACATTGTAGTCCTTACTGATGATGATGTGGTTGACTGGGACGAAGAATATCCACCACAAATGGGAGAAGAGTATTCACAGA TCATCTACAGCACAAAACTGTACAGATTTTTCAAGTATATTGAGAACCGTGATGTTGCCAAATCAGTTTTAAAGGAGAGAGGATTAAAGAAAATAAGACTGGGCATTGAAG GCTACCCTACATATAAAGAGAAAGTCAAAAAACGACCAGGAGGTCGTCCAGAGGTAATTTACAACTATGTCCAGAGGCCCTTTATCCGCATGTCCTGGGAGAAAGAAGAGGGTAAAAGCCGCCATGTGGACTTCCAGTGTGTCAAGTCCAAGTCCATCACTAacctggcagcagcagcagcagacatcCCCCAGGACCAGCTGGTGATGCACCCTGGCCCTCAAGTGGATGAACTGGACATCCTACCTAATCACCCACCTAGTGCGAATCACTACAGCAACAACTACAGCAACGAGCCTGACCCTGATGCACCTTCACCTGCTGTCTGA
- the btbd10b gene encoding BTB/POZ domain-containing protein 10 isoform X3: MSMHGASGGCDRSRDRRRSSDRSRDSSHEREGQLTPCIRNVTSPTRQHNSDRERDGGPSSRPSSPRPQRVSPSGSSSSGVVSSRNSSLSSIEGTFKSLGVGDMVFVYENPKEGAAGATVGNRNIRTSERVTLIVDNTRFVVDPSIFTAQPNTMLGRMFGSGREHNFTRPNEKGEYEVAEGISSTVFRAILDYYKSGIIRCPDGISIPELREACDYLCISFDYSTIKCRDLSALMHELSNDGARRQFEFYLEEMVLPLMVASAQSGERECHIVVLTDDDVVDWDEEYPPQMGEEYSQIIYSTKLYRFFKYIENRDVAKSVLKERGLKKIRLGIEGYPTYKEKVKKRPGGRPEVIYNYVQRPFIRMSWEKEEGKSRHVDFQCVKSKSITNLAAAAADIPQDQLVMHPGPQVDELDILPNHPPSANHYSNNYSNEPDPDAPSPAV, from the exons ATGAGCATGCATGGTGCCAGTGGAGGCTGTGACCGCTCACGTGACCGCCGCCGCTCCAGCGATCGCTCCAGGGACTCCTCACACGAGAGAGAAGGCCAGCTCACCCCCTGCATTCGCAACGTCACCTCACCCACCCGCCAACACAACAGTG acCGTGAACGAGATGGTGGCCCATCATCGAGGCCCAGTAGCCCACGGCCTCAGAGAGTCTCTCCCAGCGGCTCCAGCAGCAGCGGGGTGGTGAGCAGTCGCAACAGCAGTCTGTCAAGTATTGAAGGCACCTTCAAGAGCTTGGGAGTTGGAGACATGGTTTTTGTCTATGAGAATCCCAAGGAGGGAGCAGCAGGTGCCACTGTGGGAAATCGAAACATTCGGACCTCAGAAAGAGTCACTCTAATCGTTGACAACACACGCTTTGTAGTAGATCCTTCCATCTTCACTGCACAACCCAATACCATGTTGGGCAG AATGTTTGGATCTGGAAGAGAACATAATTTCACACGACCCAACGAGAAGGGAGAGTACGAGGTGGCTGAGGGCATTAGCTCAACCGTTTTCCGAGCAATTCTG GATTACTACAAATCTGGGATAATCCGCTGTCCTGATGGAATTTCCATCCCTGAGTTGCGGGAGGCGTGTGACTATCTATGCATCTCCTTTGACTACAGCACCATCAAATGCAGAGACCTTA GTGCCCTGATGCATGAGCTGTCTAATGATGGAGCTCGGCGGCAATTTGAGTTTTACTTGGAGGAAATGGTTCTGCCTTTGATGGTGGCCAGTGCCCAGAGCGGAGAGCGGGAATGTCACATTGTAGTCCTTACTGATGATGATGTGGTTGACTGGGACGAAGAATATCCACCACAAATGGGAGAAGAGTATTCACAGA TCATCTACAGCACAAAACTGTACAGATTTTTCAAGTATATTGAGAACCGTGATGTTGCCAAATCAGTTTTAAAGGAGAGAGGATTAAAGAAAATAAGACTGGGCATTGAAG GCTACCCTACATATAAAGAGAAAGTCAAAAAACGACCAGGAGGTCGTCCAGAGGTAATTTACAACTATGTCCAGAGGCCCTTTATCCGCATGTCCTGGGAGAAAGAAGAGGGTAAAAGCCGCCATGTGGACTTCCAGTGTGTCAAGTCCAAGTCCATCACTAacctggcagcagcagcagcagacatcCCCCAGGACCAGCTGGTGATGCACCCTGGCCCTCAAGTGGATGAACTGGACATCCTACCTAATCACCCACCTAGTGCGAATCACTACAGCAACAACTACAGCAACGAGCCTGACCCTGATGCACCTTCACCTGCTGTCTGA